The genomic segment TGAATATCCCTCCCGCCGACTAGAACGCATTGCTGAAACAGCGAGTGAGCCTACACTTGGTACGCTGAACGCCACCGAGCGCCACCTGGACGAGACCCAAGGCCCTTATTTTAGCATCACGCTAGGCAGTCCCGGCATGCTGAGCCAGCAGTGAGTCGATCAGTTCTTTAAACTGTCGCTTTGGTCTAGCACCCACCAGCTTTTCGACGGGCTGGCCGTTCTTAAAGAATAGAATCGTGGGGATACTCATCACCTGATAACGACCCGCCACCTCAGGATTCTCGTCAGTGTTCAGTTTTCGAAC from the Nitrospira sp. genome contains:
- the trxA gene encoding thioredoxin, coding for MAGDALKVEDSTWDAEVMKASELVMVDFWAVWCGPCQMVAPIVEELANEYVGKLKVRKLNTDENPEVAGRYQVMSIPTILFFKNGQPVEKLVGARPKRQFKELIDSLLAQHAGTA